A genomic stretch from Ooceraea biroi isolate clonal line C1 chromosome 3, Obir_v5.4, whole genome shotgun sequence includes:
- the LOC105284385 gene encoding uncharacterized protein LOC105284385 isoform X1 — MAEKCKECGCKCGTCAQDSSQQQHCDMHLHAEIENLRQRLLERDNHIVTMETQFLNEADKFPNGELASMKEELLIWQEKYSRLHEAHKRVQKVNQSLEDKLLRIVDKCETEKGALTKDIATLSHRLADANCTIHRLTQDNEKYRNDVSLAIQLLQCKPANFVGQKYDSLPSEVQAKVRTYVAQKRCATQPDPAQSDVKSITVPISTFPPTAMVYNITKPTVEKHSDDDNSDDGKPPMDIVSAAIMAKVLEDREKERIFAKHCETCTCHRSILTVDAETQTCASDALSYLEGRARSIERQQSEALNGEKYSGRDRLQPSLPAHALFYEINENGEKIRRHVNGECAKYVPVPAACIKDKLIIGGRSSRSTAQEHCPTEANCAKNNNCKRNSLQNHESKCSPLFSRLNDLNRLNSDKTKPLRVSNNNNNNSRKYESSTVEGKSVARCCNKSERSPCEEHHGGSTVVQLLPDNRLTDKDQTHIDIINDRLWKNEWTKLRSETGENKCRASRGIELDVINDRDWRNDNRSAAAEPRHAAQFTLIEVKSPESSVANHHDGQTEVATSPSFSSDSMVISSSDPSSSCSDVAQSLTVTGGAFNATANRPNASQSRVTGARNCLVRVTPGSKNILLDNAGQYKAVLYSSGNGGKANTALVHVKKASRASSERSTSTGSEDNSSQMLLQDNQLQRVAEWVQSSMCLDNPAAHDSNKAKRQAQNAARDDSSLPSVYTNTDLLTRRQSSEQDAGDLARDAGPAVPRKSSKNIESYIEDMKNQLNNASSSERLEPDESENLITFEVSDEQLEKDSRRKDLDYEVKITKEMEETYLKLAASLDPVTLSLSSTSDAELTIEKYRQEYKRLHVSQQRVQDKAGSKA, encoded by the exons ATGGCGGAGAAGTGCAAG GAGTGTGGCTGTAAGTGCGGCACTTGCGCTCAGGACAGCAGCCAGCAGCAGCACTGTGACATGCATCTGCATGCGGAGATAGAGAACCTGCGGCAGCGCCTGCTCGAGAGGGACAATCACATCGTGACGATGGAGACGCAGTTCCTGAACGAGGCCGACAAGTTCCCGAACGGGGAGCTGGCCTCGATGAAGGAGGAGCTGCTGATATGGCAGGAGAAGTACTCGCGCCTGCACGAGGCGCACAAGAGGGTCCAGAAGGTCAATCAGAGTCTGGAGGACAAGCTGCTGCGCATTGTCGACAAGTGCGAGACGGAGAAGGGCGCGCTCACCAAGGACATCGCGACCTTGTCGCACAGATTGGCCGACGCGAACTGCACGATCCACCGGTTGACGCAGGATAAC GAAAAGTATAGGAACGACGTGAGTCTGGCCATCCAGCTGCTGCAGTGCAAACCCGCGAATTTTGTCGGCCAGAAATACGACTCG ctACCGTCGGAGGTGCAGGCCAAAGTACGGACGTACGTCGCGCAGAAGCGCTGTGCCACGCAGCCCGATCCGGCGCAGTCGGACGTGAAGAGCATCACCGTACCGATATCCACATTCCCGCCGACGGCGATGGTGTACAACATCACGAAACCCACGGTGGAGAAGCacagcgacgacgacaacagcGACGACGGCAAACCGCCGATGGACATTGTGTCGGCGGCGATAATGGCGAAGGTCCTGGAGGACCGCGAGAAGGAGCGGATTTTCGCCAAGCATTGCGAGACGTGCACGTGTCACCGAAGCATCCTCACGGTGGACGCGGAGACGCAGACGTGCGCGTCCGACGCGCTGTCCTACCTCGAGGGACGCGCGCGCAGCATCGAGAGGCAGCAATCGGAGGCGCTCAACGGCGAGAAGTACTCGGGCAGAGACAGACTGCAACCGAGTCTGCCGGCACACGCGCTCTTCTACGAGATCAACGAGAACGGCGAGAAAATTCGCCGCCACGTGAACGGTGAATGTGCCAAGTACGTGCCCGTGCCGGCCGCGTGCATCAAGGACAAGTTGATCATCGGCGGCAGGAGCAGCAGGAGCACCGCTCAGGAGCACTGCCCGACGGAGGCGAACTGCGCGAAGAACAACAACTGCAAGCGGAACTCGCTGCAGAATCACGAGAGCAAATGCTCGCCGTTGTTCTCACGATTGAACGATCTCAACCGGTTGAACAGCGACAAGACCAAACCGCTCAGGGTCagtaacaacaacaacaacaatagCCGCAAATACGAGTCCTCAACGGTTGAAGGTAAATCTGTTGCCAGGTGCTGCAATAAGAGCGAGAGGAGTCCCTGCGAGGAGCATCACGGCGGCAGCACCGTAGTTCAATTGTTGCCTGACAACCGGCTGACCGACAAGGATCAGACGCACATTGACATCATCAACGACAGGCTGTGGAAAAACGAGTGGACGAAGCTGCGATCGGAGACGGGCGAGAACAAGTGCCGGGCGAGTCGCGGCATCGAGCTGGACGTTATCAACGACCGCGATTGGAGGAACGACAATCgctcggcggcggcggagcCGCGGCACGCCGCGCAGTTCACCCTGATCGAGGTCAAGAGCCCGGAGAGCAGCGTGGCGAACCACCACGACGGCCAGACGGAAGTGGCGACCAGCCCGAGCTTCAGCAGCGACAGCATGGTCATCTCCAGCTCCGATCCGTCCAGCAGTTGCAGCGACGTCGCTCAGTCGCTAACCGTCACCGGCGGTGCCTTCAACGCCACCGCCAACAGACCCAACGCGAGCCAATCGCGCGTGACCGGAGCGCGGAATTGCCTGGTGCGCGTCACGCCGGGCTCCAAGAACATCCTGCTGGACAACGCCGGCCAGTACAAGGCCGTGCTGTACAGCAGCGGTAACGGCGGCAAGGCCAACACCGCACTGGTGCACGTGAAGAAGGCGTCCCGGGCCAGTTCCGAGCGCTCGACCTCCACCGGCAGCGAGGACAATTCATCGCAGATGTTGCTGCAGGATAATCAACTGCAGCGGGTCGCCGAGTGGGTGCAGTCGTCGATGTGCCTCGACAATCCCGCGGCCCACGATAGCAATAAAGCTAAGCGGCAGGCGCAGAACGCCGCGCGCGACGACTCGTCGTTACCGTCCGTGTACACGAACACGGACCTCCTGACGAGACGTCAGTCTTCGGAGCAGGACGCGGGAGACTTGGCTCGCGACGCTGGACCAGCCGTGCCGAGGAAGTCGTCGAAGAACATTGAGAGCTACATCGAGGACATGAAGAACCAGCTGAACAACGCTAGCTCGTCCGAGCGACTGGAACCGGACGAGAGTGAGAATCTTATAACCTTCGAGGTGTCGGACGAGCAGTTGGAAAAGGATTCTCGCAGGAAGGATTTGGACTACGAGGTGAAGATCACGAAGGAGATGGAGGAAACGTATCTGAAGCTAGCGGCTAGCCTGGACCCGGTGACGCTGAGCCTGTCGAGCACCAGCGACGCCGAGCTGACGATCGAGAAGTACAGGCAGGAATACAAGAGGCTCCACGTGTCGCAGCAGCGAGTCCAAGATAAGGCGGGATCAAAAGCTTAA
- the LOC105284385 gene encoding uncharacterized protein LOC105284385 isoform X2: protein MHLHAEIENLRQRLLERDNHIVTMETQFLNEADKFPNGELASMKEELLIWQEKYSRLHEAHKRVQKVNQSLEDKLLRIVDKCETEKGALTKDIATLSHRLADANCTIHRLTQDNEKYRNDVSLAIQLLQCKPANFVGQKYDSLPSEVQAKVRTYVAQKRCATQPDPAQSDVKSITVPISTFPPTAMVYNITKPTVEKHSDDDNSDDGKPPMDIVSAAIMAKVLEDREKERIFAKHCETCTCHRSILTVDAETQTCASDALSYLEGRARSIERQQSEALNGEKYSGRDRLQPSLPAHALFYEINENGEKIRRHVNGECAKYVPVPAACIKDKLIIGGRSSRSTAQEHCPTEANCAKNNNCKRNSLQNHESKCSPLFSRLNDLNRLNSDKTKPLRVSNNNNNNSRKYESSTVEGKSVARCCNKSERSPCEEHHGGSTVVQLLPDNRLTDKDQTHIDIINDRLWKNEWTKLRSETGENKCRASRGIELDVINDRDWRNDNRSAAAEPRHAAQFTLIEVKSPESSVANHHDGQTEVATSPSFSSDSMVISSSDPSSSCSDVAQSLTVTGGAFNATANRPNASQSRVTGARNCLVRVTPGSKNILLDNAGQYKAVLYSSGNGGKANTALVHVKKASRASSERSTSTGSEDNSSQMLLQDNQLQRVAEWVQSSMCLDNPAAHDSNKAKRQAQNAARDDSSLPSVYTNTDLLTRRQSSEQDAGDLARDAGPAVPRKSSKNIESYIEDMKNQLNNASSSERLEPDESENLITFEVSDEQLEKDSRRKDLDYEVKITKEMEETYLKLAASLDPVTLSLSSTSDAELTIEKYRQEYKRLHVSQQRVQDKAGSKA from the exons ATGCATCTGCATGCGGAGATAGAGAACCTGCGGCAGCGCCTGCTCGAGAGGGACAATCACATCGTGACGATGGAGACGCAGTTCCTGAACGAGGCCGACAAGTTCCCGAACGGGGAGCTGGCCTCGATGAAGGAGGAGCTGCTGATATGGCAGGAGAAGTACTCGCGCCTGCACGAGGCGCACAAGAGGGTCCAGAAGGTCAATCAGAGTCTGGAGGACAAGCTGCTGCGCATTGTCGACAAGTGCGAGACGGAGAAGGGCGCGCTCACCAAGGACATCGCGACCTTGTCGCACAGATTGGCCGACGCGAACTGCACGATCCACCGGTTGACGCAGGATAAC GAAAAGTATAGGAACGACGTGAGTCTGGCCATCCAGCTGCTGCAGTGCAAACCCGCGAATTTTGTCGGCCAGAAATACGACTCG ctACCGTCGGAGGTGCAGGCCAAAGTACGGACGTACGTCGCGCAGAAGCGCTGTGCCACGCAGCCCGATCCGGCGCAGTCGGACGTGAAGAGCATCACCGTACCGATATCCACATTCCCGCCGACGGCGATGGTGTACAACATCACGAAACCCACGGTGGAGAAGCacagcgacgacgacaacagcGACGACGGCAAACCGCCGATGGACATTGTGTCGGCGGCGATAATGGCGAAGGTCCTGGAGGACCGCGAGAAGGAGCGGATTTTCGCCAAGCATTGCGAGACGTGCACGTGTCACCGAAGCATCCTCACGGTGGACGCGGAGACGCAGACGTGCGCGTCCGACGCGCTGTCCTACCTCGAGGGACGCGCGCGCAGCATCGAGAGGCAGCAATCGGAGGCGCTCAACGGCGAGAAGTACTCGGGCAGAGACAGACTGCAACCGAGTCTGCCGGCACACGCGCTCTTCTACGAGATCAACGAGAACGGCGAGAAAATTCGCCGCCACGTGAACGGTGAATGTGCCAAGTACGTGCCCGTGCCGGCCGCGTGCATCAAGGACAAGTTGATCATCGGCGGCAGGAGCAGCAGGAGCACCGCTCAGGAGCACTGCCCGACGGAGGCGAACTGCGCGAAGAACAACAACTGCAAGCGGAACTCGCTGCAGAATCACGAGAGCAAATGCTCGCCGTTGTTCTCACGATTGAACGATCTCAACCGGTTGAACAGCGACAAGACCAAACCGCTCAGGGTCagtaacaacaacaacaacaatagCCGCAAATACGAGTCCTCAACGGTTGAAGGTAAATCTGTTGCCAGGTGCTGCAATAAGAGCGAGAGGAGTCCCTGCGAGGAGCATCACGGCGGCAGCACCGTAGTTCAATTGTTGCCTGACAACCGGCTGACCGACAAGGATCAGACGCACATTGACATCATCAACGACAGGCTGTGGAAAAACGAGTGGACGAAGCTGCGATCGGAGACGGGCGAGAACAAGTGCCGGGCGAGTCGCGGCATCGAGCTGGACGTTATCAACGACCGCGATTGGAGGAACGACAATCgctcggcggcggcggagcCGCGGCACGCCGCGCAGTTCACCCTGATCGAGGTCAAGAGCCCGGAGAGCAGCGTGGCGAACCACCACGACGGCCAGACGGAAGTGGCGACCAGCCCGAGCTTCAGCAGCGACAGCATGGTCATCTCCAGCTCCGATCCGTCCAGCAGTTGCAGCGACGTCGCTCAGTCGCTAACCGTCACCGGCGGTGCCTTCAACGCCACCGCCAACAGACCCAACGCGAGCCAATCGCGCGTGACCGGAGCGCGGAATTGCCTGGTGCGCGTCACGCCGGGCTCCAAGAACATCCTGCTGGACAACGCCGGCCAGTACAAGGCCGTGCTGTACAGCAGCGGTAACGGCGGCAAGGCCAACACCGCACTGGTGCACGTGAAGAAGGCGTCCCGGGCCAGTTCCGAGCGCTCGACCTCCACCGGCAGCGAGGACAATTCATCGCAGATGTTGCTGCAGGATAATCAACTGCAGCGGGTCGCCGAGTGGGTGCAGTCGTCGATGTGCCTCGACAATCCCGCGGCCCACGATAGCAATAAAGCTAAGCGGCAGGCGCAGAACGCCGCGCGCGACGACTCGTCGTTACCGTCCGTGTACACGAACACGGACCTCCTGACGAGACGTCAGTCTTCGGAGCAGGACGCGGGAGACTTGGCTCGCGACGCTGGACCAGCCGTGCCGAGGAAGTCGTCGAAGAACATTGAGAGCTACATCGAGGACATGAAGAACCAGCTGAACAACGCTAGCTCGTCCGAGCGACTGGAACCGGACGAGAGTGAGAATCTTATAACCTTCGAGGTGTCGGACGAGCAGTTGGAAAAGGATTCTCGCAGGAAGGATTTGGACTACGAGGTGAAGATCACGAAGGAGATGGAGGAAACGTATCTGAAGCTAGCGGCTAGCCTGGACCCGGTGACGCTGAGCCTGTCGAGCACCAGCGACGCCGAGCTGACGATCGAGAAGTACAGGCAGGAATACAAGAGGCTCCACGTGTCGCAGCAGCGAGTCCAAGATAAGGCGGGATCAAAAGCTTAA